CCAGCTCTACCGCAAGGGGCTGGAGATCGATCCCGACTGGGCGGTGGGTCTGGCCGGACAGGGTCTGGCCGAGCACCGGCTGGGCCGCAGCGAGGAAGGACTGCGCAAGATCCGTCGGGCGGTGGAGATCGACCCGCGTTTCGCGCGGGCGCACTTCTACCTGGCCGCGGTCCTGCGCGACCGCGGGGATCTGGACGGCGCGCGCGATCAACTCGAGCGGACCCTCGAACTCGATCCCACGCACGAGCAGGCCGCGCTGCAGCTCGCGCAGTTCCTGCAGACCCGCGGGCAGGCCGATCGGGCCCGCACCTTCCTCGAGGACTTCCTCGAGAAGTCGGGAGCGAGCAGTGTGGTCAGTGCCGAGATCGCGGCCATCGACCTGCGGGCGGGCCGCCCGGAGCAGGCGCTGCCGATTCTGGAGGAGGCGGTGAGCGACTTCCCGCGCGACACCGATCTGCTCGGCAACCTCGGCATGGCCTACGCCATGACCGAGAACCTGCCGCGGGCGCGCGCCACCTTCGAGCGGCTGCTCGAGGTCGATCCGAACTCCGCCGAGGCGCACGCGCAGCTCGGGCAGTTCCTCCTGCAGAGCGGCGACACCGAGGCCGCGCGGCGTCATCTCGAGCGGGCGGCCGAACTCGCGCCCGACGACAGCGGCGTTCAGATCGCGCTGGCGACCTTCCACCATCGTCGCGGGCAGTTGGACGAGGCCATGCAGATCTACGAGGACGTGCTCGAACGCGAGCCCGAGAACGCGCTCGCCCTGTACCAGCTGGCGCTGGCCACCGGCGCGAGGGGGGACGAGGACACCGCACTCGAACTGCTCGAGCGAGCACGCGAACTCGACCCCACGTTGCCGATGCCGCAGCGCAAGAGCCAGTGACCATACGGCGGCGTCGCGGACCTTCCGCTTGACGCCGCCGAGTGGCCTCCGGACACTGCCCGTCGCCGCCCGTCCTCTCCGTCCGGGAACCCTGCGCATGGCGTCGCTCGACCTCCTTCTTGCGAATCTCCTGTCGCCGGTGGTGCTGGCCTTCGCGCTGGGCGTCCTGGCGAGGGTGGTGCGCAGCGACCTCGAGTTCCCCGCGCCGCTCTACGACGCACTGTCGATCTACCTGCTCCTGGCGATCGGGCTGAAGGGCGGGGCCGAGCTGAGTGTGACCCCCTTGCTGGAGTTCGCCGCTCCGGCGGGGCTCACCCTGGCGTTGGGTGTGGTGACGCCGCTGATCGCCTACGGAATCCTGCGGAAGCTCGGCCGCTTCGACCGTACGAACGCCGCCGCGGTGGCCGCGCACTACGGTTCGGTGTCGGC
This Candidatus Krumholzibacteriia bacterium DNA region includes the following protein-coding sequences:
- a CDS encoding tetratricopeptide repeat protein, which produces GDVLEDAYTEEFLASNPVERIETYETGTWDRGDDIVIDPEAGESMEEMLRSLGYISGGGDDEDGGDDTVASGGGMSVEHAVNLANVLRGQGRLQEAAATLEEQLERNPRHVESRMNLAQVHGEMGDFDRSLELFAELHRERPEDLDVIEDYALGLARAGRIEDVVQLYRKGLEIDPDWAVGLAGQGLAEHRLGRSEEGLRKIRRAVEIDPRFARAHFYLAAVLRDRGDLDGARDQLERTLELDPTHEQAALQLAQFLQTRGQADRARTFLEDFLEKSGASSVVSAEIAAIDLRAGRPEQALPILEEAVSDFPRDTDLLGNLGMAYAMTENLPRARATFERLLEVDPNSAEAHAQLGQFLLQSGDTEAARRHLERAAELAPDDSGVQIALATFHHRRGQLDEAMQIYEDVLEREPENALALYQLALATGARGDEDTALELLERARELDPTLPMPQRKSQ